The Callospermophilus lateralis isolate mCalLat2 chromosome X, mCalLat2.hap1, whole genome shotgun sequence genome contains the following window.
AATTGCCAATGGACATTCAAAAAGAGGTAGTATATTATACGAACAATCATAAAAACCAAGACAAGACACTAATAACCTATATTCTCCAAAAAACATTTATATCACCAGATCATTAGATACAAGCACTTCTATGGCATAGGGGGAATAAGCACTTCATAGCTTCAAGCATGAGATGCCACTTCCTATAATCATCTGTATTTCTTTCAACTGAGATGGAAACTTGCATCTCACTTAAGGATTTTAGAGTAAAAAGGATAAGGAACGTTTCTTCCTGCTCATACCTTTTGGTGTCTTTTCTTTCTCCTGACACTGTTATTAGtcaaaaattcttatttttcaaaaaaagaaaaaagactaggTTCAATTTTTTCCCTTTGAAATGTCTCTCAGTGTATCCCTTATAAATCACTTCTTTATTGAAGTGAATTTTTACTTATTTCTAAATTTCTCTGTCCCTAAGGAGCACCatattctttaaattattttagttgcaattttatgttttaccttTACCTAGAGTTGAAATTTCAGATGGCttaaaagcattttcaattttatttttaatagtggCCTGTGAGGTATACTTAGTCTTTTGAAAGGATGTGCTTTTCAGAAAAATGCCCTAAAATTTTTACATTCCTATAGACCTACACAATTTTAGAGCAGCTctctaataaaatttaaattaacaaGTGTTTCAAAAACTGGTCTCATTCAGGTACTCTGCCATTTAACTTCCTACAGGAGCTTAATATTTACAGGAACCTGTGAATCCTGACAATCTTGcttaatttattcatttgaattttttttttttacatgctaGGTTTTACTAAACAGAATATAAGCAAAggattaagttttttaaaaagatttagatAAAAAATACTACTATATCTGTCTTCACTTCAGTGGTAAATACAGGATTTTTCAATCTCTGCATTATTGACATTTGGGACTGGGTAATTATGTCATGGGGTACTACCCACTAAATGCCCCACAGTACATTCTATCTATCTCTAGAAGGTAAAAGAGGTAAGGATGGTGCTAAAACTCCTACTATATGCACAGGACAGCTCCCTAACACAAAGAATTATCCAGCCACAATATCCCTAGTATTAGTttcttgttttggtttttatgatTGTCCATATAATATGCTACCCTACAACTtctgacaaacaaacaaacaaacaaaaacatgccTCCAGACACAGTTAAATGATCCTTGCAATGGAAGGTGGgagcagaggaaggcaaaatagccCCACTTGAAAACTGCCACTCTATAAGGAATACTATTTTGTGCATCATCAAAACTAAAAGAACTGCAATGAgcctcaatatttttaaaaaggggcatATAAAGCAGAACCAAAATCGATGGCAGTGAAAACAATTTCAAGTATGATCACACTGAAATTGTGATTATAAACTGGTTAGCTTCTGTGCAGTGAGGTCTGACTGCAACTGAATCTCAACTAATTTTAAAGTCATCTCTCTATAAAGGACACCACTCACTTTTAGGTTCCTttccaacattttcttttctcgcTGAACTTCTTCTCTGCACAAACGGATTTTTTCCTTCCTGTCCATTGAAGCAGCCATGACACTACTCTTTCCTGTGTTTGCTTCACACATCTGTACAAAGTTGCTTTCAACCTTAGCTAAagcagaagaagaaagagaaccaaGGGTAACCAGTTCCTTCTCCAAAGTCAATGCCAAGTGATCAACTAGGAAATcctcattttctaattttaaatttttgaaggAACAATTTATAGGGAGAACTCTGATGAAATTACGAAGGCACTGGAACAAAACTGTTTGATtcctaaaataaaaaccaaatataatattacaaaatttgatgagcacaAAGTAGTCATATACAGCATAGTAATCAACTGATATTCATTTATATACTATAATGATGTAGAGAACCAAAAAATGCATGCAATCATTGATAAAAGTCAGACTGCAGCAatcaaatatatgtgtgtgtgtgtgtgtgttataccaATTCAGTTCATATTAATAACTGCTTCCTATTAAATTTCTTTTGAACATTAACAtcagtatatttttttaaaaaatttcactaTGAAGAGGtaaaaagaaatcttaaaataaTTACTAGGCTCTTTAAAAAGTCAATAACAAACATAAAATTAAAGCAGAGATCTTCAGTTTTTAAATGAGGCTATACCTGTCCATTCATTCTATACCAGGACATGCCCTTGACATGCCCCACAATAGCACAGAACTCTACAAGGGGATAGCTATTGAACCATAGGGTcaccacacgcacacacacactaacatcCCAATTTAATGTGCATTACCTGGAATAGACTGTTAAAGTGCCTTCAAATGGGGTTCTTTGTTTCCAGCTGAAGAGTGTCCCATACAAACTTCTTGGCCTTTTACAAAAGCACATTTCTGGAAATTCTTTGATTACTTCACATTTCATGCAATCTAAGAGCCACATCTTCATTGAATTCAGGGAATAGGCAGGTGAAATGACTTGAATACAAGATTTGTGCAATGTTGTGAGAAGCGCAAAAAGGTCTTCCATGTCCTCTACAAGAAAAAGTCACAATTTCTATCATTAAACTGTCCAGTATCAAATAAACAGTTCTTAAAATTTTCTGATTCAATTAAGTATTTGATTAAAAAGTGCCAACAAACCTATGGGTTTCTTCTTTGGAAACGTCATTAAGTATTTCCCACTTGAAAGATCTTCTAGACTTAAAAAAAGTCTGCCACATGGAATATAATGATCTTTAGAACAGCTACCATTTTCTCTCTCCCTAATGTGTAGCAGCACAATGCAACAAAATTTATTGAAtgctaaaagtggtgaaagagacgTTATAGCAGTAAATATCTGTACATATGTTTTCATAGATGGTTGTTCACAAGCAAACCTTTCTTCTTCCTTACTATCAGAGGTCAACTTGATCCTTTTGGCTTCTGATCCTATTTCATCTTGTGGCATCAAATGTGGTGCTCGGAAAGAATCTGTGCTCAACTTAATCACTCTATTTTCACATTTAATAAGCCGAAAGCTGGAGTTACAGGCTTGCTCCATTATCAgcgataaagtcacctcattcagggacctataaaaaaatacaaagtttGGTTAATTCTACCAACACATTTTTTAAACCCTATCaccccatttttaaaaatcaaataaaagattAGACACCATACAAATGACAAATGAAAcatcatttcaaagataaaatatATCAGAGTTAACAGTAAAAGTCAAGCAGATTTTTAAAGGCCCTGTAAACATAGCACTTCTCTTAAAATAGGCCAGCAAAACTACTGGAAATATGTTAGATTTATGGAaaattgtttttccttctttctttttttgtggtactgaggactgaacccaatggtgctttaccactgagccacattcctagcactttttacttttgattttgagacagtctccctaaattgcccaggctggccccgaacatgtgatcctcctatcttatCTTCGCAAGtcattaggattacaggtgtgtgatatGGCACCCAGCAgttggaaaataatttttaaaggaaaagaatGGTACGATAGTGCTGGATTTAATTTTTGAAGTAGTGTTTTCCCCTCAACCTTTTCAAACAAGAAAAAAACTACTCATTTTTAAGAGTTTATTTTGGTAATAATCTAGATTTCTAAAAAATTGCATTTTTATTCCCATGAATTACTTGAATAATATCTGCTTTTAATACAGAATATTGCTGGTTTCTCAGCAATTCTTCTCATATTTACACTTCTAACAACTTACAACTTATGATATAGGCTTATTTTAATATACTCAACATTGTCAACATTACCAAATAAAACAGGTAAGAATGAGAATATGACCAATGAGACGACTTTAACACACAAGAATTTCACTGTATATCTAGTGGGTTATATGTTAAAAAATTGTAACAATCATATTGTTGGTATTGTTATTCTATGAATACTGCCCTATTGATTGAGGAATAAAACAAGTAATTATGTTGGTACAACTGAGAACTGGGATTTTCAGCAATGGAGAAAAGAGATACCGATGCAAGACTGGTGGTGATAAATAAAGATCATGAAGTTCTTAGTCTAAATtggaaacactaaaaaaaaaatcataaccaACAAATGACAACAAAAAATCTCCTCCCTCTGCCCACTATAAAGGTCTAGAAACAGCAATGCACTCAAGAGCAAATGAGCACCTTTTATGTCCAAACTCTGGTTTCTAAATTACAAACTATATATTGGTAAATAACTGATGAGCAGTGTTTCTATAGAAGTATTCCAGCTAGTAAAAAAGGAATAATGGAATCAAAAAATCATCATACTGCAAATTCTAATAAAATAATGATCACCAATAGCTAATATCACAAAAATGAAAAGATCAGACTTTATTTGACTCCTGAAGAACAGAGCAACATTATCTATTAAGTATTTTCTCAATGAAATTCAAGCATTAATCTGATCCAAGCTCTAGATTTAACTAGTACTTTAGAGGAAATACAGGAGACATTGAAACATGTGAAGCAATAACAGGATGAAATCAGAAAAATCTTGTCTATAGAACTTCACAGGTCTACTACTTGGTTCCTTCCAAATACATAAAagaaacacatacaaaaaaaacatgaaaagggCACAAATACATTATGAGGGACTTGGAGATATCAATCAGTCAACTTCAATTTACAAATATTACTcggatttgaaaaaatattttgatagAAAACAAGTGGGAAATTTTAGTGTTTACTGAGGAAATTACTGGTAATTTTTGAGGAGGTGATTACATTCATATTCTAAGTCTTAATTTTTAGATACACACACTAGAAGAGTTACAGGTGAAATAAAATGATGCCATTGATTGCTCCAAAATAATCTGGGCATGTGGTAAGGAGTAAATAGAGATATAgatgaaacaagattagcaatgaGTTGAGAATTACTGGAGCTCAATGATGGGCAGATGAGGTTCACCATATTGTTCTTTTAGTATGTTTGGAATTTtctatatataaaaacattttaaaactaatTCTGTATATCACATTAAGGAAATAAAAGGTAAGTGGAAAATACAAGAGACAATAAAAAATGACAAGGCAGATCTGAAAAGAGCAAATGAAACTTAagtgcaaataataataaaaattagaaattcaTTGACTAGATTAAATAGCTGAATAAAGATAACTAAAGATAAAATCAGTAAATAGAATATACACCAGAAGAAACTACTTAGGATTCACACTGAGAAAtgaatagaaaatatgaaagagAAGTTAAAAGATATGTAACATAGAATTAGCAGGCCTAACAAGACTTCTTGAATTAAGTAGAATCCCAtgacagaaaaaaagaagaaactgggAGGCATcaatatttgaaaagataataaCTAAGAATTTCTTGAGttgtcaaaaaattaaaaatcatttcttAGAGCCAGGAAATTCTAAGACCTAAAGAATGAATCAATCAATAtctatatctaatcatatcacagtGAAATTGTTAATAACAGAATAAGCCCaaagaaagtagaaaaaaataataaaagatcaGAAATTAATAAAACAGGAAACATACAATTGAAGACTGACATAAAAAATTTGAAGAGactaataaaatgaatgaatttctaATAAAAGTAATCAAGAAAAAAAAGCAAGACACAAGATTTGGAATGAAAACAAAAGACTGATAATATGGTTGATAAATATCTGAATATCTTGGAAACAACTTAAACTAATAAACGTGATGACAGGTGAAATGGAGAAATTGCTAGgaaaatataagcaaaatgcatttaagaataaataaaatctgaATAATCCCATAAGTCTTAAAGAAACTGAATCAGTAGTTTAAAAACATCTCATGAAGAAAATGGCCAGGTTTCTACTGCTTTCAAGGTCAGTACAAGCAAATATCAAAGCACAGATAATTCTGAACTTACATAaattagaaaaacagaaaaaaaggaaataatcctTAACTCATTTACAAACTAGTATAAGTCCAGGAAtggtgtagtcccagctactcagaaggctgaggacaGATGATCACTTGAGCTTATGAATCCATGAGACCATTATGGACAACAGAGTGAGACCCtatcacacacaaaaataaatgaataaatataacaTAGTATAAGCTGGGCATGCTAGTGTATGAtcacttgagtccaggagttccAGGTCAGCCTGGACAACACAGCCAGACCCTTAATACTAAAACCAAACAAGTATTGTTTTGGAAAATTTAAGCCAAATTCACTTATGAACAGAAATGCAAATATTCTTGGCTAAAGATTAACAAGCCCAATCTATGAATGTACCAAATGATAAATTTCGGTTTATCTCAGTAACATGACATCAATAGAAAATTGATTAGTACAACTCACCAACTTAAAGAAGggacaaaaaaaaatctatataatcAACCAGTCCAAAACTccttagaaattcacagaaacaaGAACAAATCCATATCTCAAATCTACTGGGTAAGTAATCTAAATTTCCTACTGTGTTGAGCTGCACAAATATACTGTCATATACCATAACAACTACCTGGTCTCTCTCTGCTTGTGTATTTGGGGGTTAAATGCAGCAGTATGATACTATATTTAGTCTATTTTGTCTAAAAAGCTCTTTCCTAATCTGCAGATAACATAGACATTACTTCCCTATACATGATCTCAAAAGAGAAAAGTCCTCTATTAACAGAGACTTTTGTTACTTAATTAAATTTTCACCAATCCATGTTAGTCAATAGTCTCTAAATGTTCGCAATATTTCCAAATGTTTGGATAAATATCTTTTATGTTGTTTAATAAAATCTGAATAATCCCATAACTCTACCCTGAGACTACAACATCTTGATTTTGTAAATGCACTTTCTTCATATTATTAACTTCAACGCATTTGTATAAAAGAGATACTTCTACAGCTATGTTGACCAAGAGACATATGGTACTGAGCATTAGGAATTGGGCTAGTCTGAAtcaaaatgtgatataaaaacttggtatgaaaaaataaaaataaaaaaaaataaaaaaataaaaaaaaacctaaaatatcTCATTAACAATTTTGATACTGATTACATGTTACAATGATAATATTTAGAATATAGTAagttaaataaaaacatcattaAAATTAATCTCATCTACTTTTATTTACACTTTTTAATATGGACAGTGCTGACCTAGAGCATTAGCATAGCATTATCACATCAGAATTTACTCACAGCTTCAAAGATGATGTTTTCACTCCAATGATTAAGCTATCATCCATGACACGGTACCACAACTTCTCTACTAGCTGTTCTGGATCTTGAAAATGGTCTGGTAACTTTTCATCAGAGGTATGAACACAGTTTTCTTCTTCACCACAAAAAGGAACAAGACATCCCTTAtacaaaaatatgtttaaataacTGATTACAAAAAATGTATCAAATGcaccaaaattaaaataatgtaaattagCTTTTGGTCAGGTCTtattgtttaaaaattttaaaataaatcataatatACCATATTACATGTTATACATAATTTACTAAATTAAAATGTATAAAACATAACATTAATTATATTCTCAGATTAACAAGCATGATCTGACTGGAACAAGATGAATTATCCAACATAGAACTAGCAGGGATGTGAATCTGGAATCAGTCCAACAATATGGACTCCAGgtataccaaaagcaatatatattttttttagttgtagatggacacaatacctttattttgtttagtcttttttttaatgtggtgctggggattgaactcagtgcctcatgtgtaccaggcaagcagtctaccactgagccacaaccccagcccacaatccAATATCTTATCAGCAACTCTCACTAAGCTGATAACTGTAGACTTTTGtattaataaaatcaattaaacttATCTTTGGACTGCTTACATATTGTTAAAATTCATTCTTAATGTCCAGGCCATATTCAGTAATTTCTGcaaacatgtatatttataagaacaataGAAATAGTGGTAGTAGAGATAATGATAACAACATATATTATTTACTGTTTACATCAGGCACTGTTCTAAATGCCACTCATGTATTAATTCATTTAACCCTTACATTAACTCTAGTATCCTAACTTGGTTGTACTGTTGTctacattttacagataaggaaaatgaagcacagagaagttaagtatCTTGCCAGAGGTAAGGCAGCAAGCAAGAGGCAGAGCTGGGTTTGAACTGAAGCATACTGGTTCCAGAGCCTGTGCTCTAACAGCCTACTCTGTGTCTCTATGTGGTAATTACTGCAAAAAGATATAGGCCCTTACAACACAACAGTGCACTAACATGTTCCTACTGGCTTTGGCCAGCAGCTGTGAGATCTGAGGCAGACTATTCATCAGAAATCTGAGGAAATTGTTACTACCTGCCagtcttgtttttaaaattaacagtgTAAAGATCCCAAAATGGGGCCTTGGACAtagtggtttcaattcatttctaAACATTCTTTCTTCTATATAATACTAGCAAAATTAATGCAGTAGTTGGGAAGGGAATGGGGAGATTCAGTTTTAACAATGACTTTTGTGAGGTCTCCCAGGAAATTAGAACAGTGATAAAGAAATACATGATGTGCTTTCCTTATGTTTTTTACATTAACAGGATCCTTTTTTGGACCAAACCCCTCATATTGCTAAGACTAAAATGCAGGCAGGGGACACAGAATGGCCAATATAGGGaatggctaagtggtagagtgcttgcccagcatgtgtggcaatgggtttgatcctcagaaccacatataaataaataaataatctacaactaataaaaaagaaaaaataaagaatggtCAATATAGAGGAAGTCAGGGCAAGGCACAAGAGTGGACTTGAGGAAAACAAAATGCCACATAGTTTCTCTATGCAATTTTGCAATGCTGGTCTTTCTCTGTATGTAATTAATATGCATAAACACTACTTTTTATGAAGTCTGAACAGTTTTTACTAACTCTTAACATTACTGTACCAGCATAAGTAACTGCAGGGTACCTGAAAAGGATCATACAATGGTCAGCCACAAAGAAAAAAGAGTAAAATTATAAAATGCACATAGAAGTACTAAGAAAACACAGCAAAGGGGTATTTACAAGAGGAATAAATATTCTTAGAAATGAACAATGCAACTGACTAAAAGAACAATCATCATGCTAATGATGAAATTATGTCATCACTAATATAAGGTCAAATAATGCtcactatattttatttacaaattCAGGAAATATGTAATTTACTCATGAGTAATTCCTATCTAAATCACACAAATAAAAGTTAAtagttaaatcttttttttaaattaacagaACTTGTTCCTCAAGGTTTCTGATAActgaaatttaatttaattaaccAAGATTTAATATCCTACAGGATTGCATGCAAGTAGGTAAAATATTGGCTCCTTAATCAAATATTTTTCAATGCCATAAAAGTTCACCATTATAATTCCTGCCATTTTTGTTCTTGATCTACTGCACAGCATTTTCTAATATATTCCAACATTCCAATTTTAATAACTCTTCAACAGCTTGCAGATTTTTGATGCATAAAATGATAAAATGGCCACGATTAATTTTACCTCCTCTGCACTTGATGTACTATCATCTTTCCCTTGAACCAAATTTATTAAAGCTCTCCAAGATTTCGAAATAATTTTCTCCTTAAGCAAGAGATGCTGCTGTAATTCCTGAACAGAAGCCAAACCAACCTGTAAAGTAGAA
Protein-coding sequences here:
- the Fancb gene encoding Fanconi anemia group B protein; protein product: MPSKQAMSSKEQERLLCYNGEVLVFQLSQGNFTDKGPAKPSTLHVKRMVFDRQTRTFVLKSTVFFSMRKEYSHLKILCCNCVSDFKTGINLPYILIRSNKNNIFKYFLLCLHSNNRLEKHLTFKLSHELKDSIRVLNGPLILWQYVKTLYCISSHTRNVISVSVNFSSIEWAGEIGNLGIILLGLTECDSSEEECNQKPSESDFAIQNTKFCVYSLENQEVLSDTYIIPPAYSSVVTCVHVCTTEIVNNQFRMSLIALTRKNQLISFQNGTPERLCQLPFEDPCAVQLLDSGEGNLFFIVSFRSNDACAVWKKNFQIAAKWEKLNSVLIDDFVGTGTEQVLLLFKDSLNSFKITNLDKINYSSHPLNCNEGDLFEDQPEHCYLMIPPLEKRLKVGLASVQELQQHLLLKEKIISKSWRALINLVQGKDDSTSSAEEGCLVPFCGEEENCVHTSDEKLPDHFQDPEQLVEKLWYRVMDDSLIIGVKTSSLKLSLNEVTLSLIMEQACNSSFRLIKCENRVIKLSTDSFRAPHLMPQDEIGSEAKRIKLTSDSKEEERFACEQPSMKTYVQIFTAITSLSPLLAFNKFCCIVLLHIRERENGSCSKDHYIPCGRLFLSLEDLSSGKYLMTFPKKKPIEDMEDLFALLTTLHKSCIQVISPAYSLNSMKMWLLDCMKCEVIKEFPEMCFCKRPRSLYGTLFSWKQRTPFEGTLTVYSRNQTVLFQCLRNFIRVLPINCSFKNLKLENEDFLVDHLALTLEKELVTLGSLSSSALAKVESNFVQMCEANTGKSSVMAASMDRKEKIRLCREEVQREKKMLERNLKVSGVLYREMTLKLVEIQLQSDLTAQKLTSL